The following are encoded together in the Holophagales bacterium genome:
- the rimM gene encoding 16S rRNA processing protein RimM: MTPEDLVVVGRLARPHGLRGEMSVEVLSDFPERFVPGLAVVGVDAAGKRRSLVVSAVRPNGERLLLTFQGVSSRTDADALRGLDIAVPKGSEVPRPAGFVYHFDLEGCRAVDRSGRELGLVTALEELGGRSLLTLLTASGERDVPFVEPIVVSVDLEKRLVVLDPPAGLLDA, translated from the coding sequence GTGACGCCGGAGGACCTCGTCGTCGTCGGCCGGCTCGCGCGGCCGCACGGCCTGCGCGGCGAGATGAGCGTCGAGGTCCTCTCCGATTTCCCCGAGCGGTTCGTCCCCGGCCTCGCGGTCGTCGGAGTGGATGCGGCGGGGAAGCGCCGTTCGCTCGTCGTTTCCGCCGTCCGCCCGAACGGAGAACGCCTCCTCCTGACGTTCCAGGGCGTCTCCTCCCGTACGGATGCGGACGCGCTCCGGGGTCTGGACATCGCAGTCCCGAAGGGGAGCGAGGTCCCGCGCCCGGCCGGTTTCGTCTACCACTTCGACCTCGAGGGCTGTCGGGCCGTCGACCGGTCCGGGCGGGAGCTCGGGCTCGTGACGGCGCTGGAGGAGCTCGGCGGGCGCTCACTCCTCACGCTCCTCACCGCATCCGGAGAAAGGGACGTCCCGTTCGTCGAGCCGATCGTCGTCTCCGTCGACCTCGAGAAACGGCTCGTGGTGCTCGACCCGCCGGCAGGCCTGCTCGACGCATGA
- the rpsP gene encoding 30S ribosomal protein S16: MLKIRLRRTGGSNAPAYRIVVSDSRSTPTAKVLEELGYYDPTKNPPLLDLNVEKAKAWIAKGASASETVQKLMARPKA, translated from the coding sequence ATGCTGAAGATCCGACTCCGCCGCACCGGCGGCTCCAATGCCCCCGCCTACCGCATCGTCGTCTCCGACAGCCGGAGCACCCCGACCGCCAAGGTCCTCGAGGAGCTCGGCTACTACGACCCGACCAAGAACCCGCCCCTTCTCGACCTGAACGTCGAGAAGGCGAAGGCCTGGATCGCCAAGGGCGCTTCGGCCTCGGAGACGGTCCAGAAGCTCATGGCCCGCCCGAAGGCCTGA
- the ffh gene encoding signal recognition particle protein has product MFDSLSDRLQRVMKGLRGEGHLTEFHVDEALKEIRIGLLEADVHLDVVKGFMQRVREKAVGQEVLTAFAPAQQVLKIVQAELVGLLGGAAVTLNLKKRPSVILLVGLQGSGKTTTAAKLGLHLKKKLGRQVLLVPADVHRPAATEQLRTLGKENGLPCFDPKGETDAVTRVKAAVKEAKLFGWDVAIVDTAGRLHVDESLMGEVARIREACDPDEILFVADAMTGQDAVLSARAFSDRLPLTGVILTKLDGDARGGAALSLATVVGRPIKFAGIGEKPADLEPFHPDRAASRILGMGDVMTLIEKVSSEADQKAAQRAVDRLRKNEFTLDDLRDHFRQLKKMGPLSTLVGHLPKVGPFKQLRDLQIEDDATKHLEAMIDSMTAQERNDPKLLNGSRKLRVARGSGTSVQDINQLLKQYLEMKKLMKGASRLRF; this is encoded by the coding sequence ATGTTCGACTCACTGTCCGACCGTTTGCAGCGTGTGATGAAGGGGCTCCGTGGCGAGGGGCACCTGACGGAATTCCACGTTGACGAGGCCCTCAAGGAGATCCGTATCGGGCTCCTGGAGGCGGACGTCCACCTGGACGTCGTCAAGGGCTTCATGCAGCGCGTCCGGGAGAAGGCCGTGGGGCAGGAGGTCCTGACCGCGTTCGCCCCGGCCCAGCAGGTCCTCAAGATCGTCCAGGCCGAGCTCGTCGGCCTCCTCGGCGGGGCGGCCGTCACGCTGAACCTGAAGAAGCGTCCGTCGGTCATCCTCCTCGTCGGCCTGCAAGGTTCGGGGAAGACGACGACGGCGGCCAAGCTCGGTCTCCACCTGAAGAAGAAGCTCGGCCGGCAGGTCCTCCTCGTCCCGGCCGACGTCCACCGCCCCGCGGCGACCGAGCAGCTCCGGACCCTCGGCAAGGAAAACGGCCTGCCGTGCTTCGACCCGAAGGGGGAGACGGACGCCGTGACCCGGGTGAAGGCGGCCGTCAAGGAAGCGAAGCTCTTCGGATGGGACGTGGCCATCGTCGACACGGCCGGGCGTCTCCACGTCGACGAGTCGCTCATGGGCGAGGTCGCCAGGATCCGCGAGGCCTGCGACCCCGACGAGATCCTCTTCGTGGCCGACGCCATGACGGGTCAGGACGCCGTCCTGTCGGCCCGCGCCTTCTCCGACCGCCTCCCGCTGACGGGAGTCATCCTGACGAAGCTGGACGGTGACGCCCGCGGCGGCGCCGCACTCTCGCTGGCCACCGTCGTCGGGCGGCCGATCAAGTTCGCCGGCATCGGAGAGAAGCCGGCCGACCTCGAGCCATTCCACCCCGACCGGGCGGCCTCCCGGATCCTCGGGATGGGCGACGTCATGACGCTCATCGAGAAGGTCTCCTCCGAGGCCGACCAGAAGGCCGCGCAGCGTGCCGTCGATCGCCTGCGGAAGAACGAGTTCACGCTCGACGACCTGAGAGACCACTTCCGGCAGCTCAAGAAGATGGGACCGCTCTCGACGCTCGTCGGGCACCTGCCGAAGGTCGGGCCGTTCAAGCAGCTGCGCGACCTGCAGATCGAGGACGACGCGACCAAGCACCTCGAGGCGATGATCGACTCGATGACCGCCCAGGAACGCAACGACCCGAAGCTCCTGAACGGGAGCCGCAAGCTCCGGGTCGCGCGCGGCTCGGGGACCTCGGTCCAGGACATCAACCAGCTGCTGAAGCAGTATCTCGAAATGAAGAAGCTGATGAAGGGCGCTTCCCGGCTCCGATTCTGA
- a CDS encoding HAD hydrolase-like protein: protein MTRALLVDLGKVLVGFDHQVTCNRLAEVTGASAGRLRSVLFGDLETAFDRGRLRATEFFRACEREAGLGRLSDDVWTWAWRDIFHPLPDAIAALARVRPGIRRVLVSNTNALHWEGVLGVFDPRELVDALVLSFRVGAVKPEPQFWDAALAAAECAPGECLYADDRPELVAAASARGIPGFVVREGGSFAAELDRRGLLSGAVDPAGNSEAARTVRIS from the coding sequence GTGACGCGGGCGCTCCTCGTCGACCTCGGAAAGGTCCTCGTCGGCTTCGACCACCAGGTGACGTGCAACCGGCTGGCGGAGGTGACCGGCGCATCCGCCGGCCGCCTCCGTTCCGTTCTCTTCGGCGACCTCGAAACCGCATTCGACCGGGGCCGCCTCCGTGCGACCGAGTTCTTCCGCGCCTGCGAAAGGGAGGCGGGCCTTGGCCGCCTCTCCGACGACGTGTGGACGTGGGCCTGGCGGGACATCTTCCATCCCCTCCCGGACGCGATCGCAGCGCTGGCGCGCGTGCGGCCCGGCATTCGGCGCGTCCTCGTTTCGAACACGAACGCGCTTCACTGGGAAGGTGTCCTCGGGGTCTTCGACCCCCGCGAGCTCGTCGACGCGCTCGTCCTCTCGTTCCGCGTCGGCGCCGTGAAGCCGGAGCCTCAGTTCTGGGACGCCGCCCTCGCGGCAGCGGAGTGCGCACCCGGGGAGTGCCTCTACGCCGACGATCGTCCGGAGCTCGTGGCCGCGGCGTCCGCCCGGGGGATACCCGGTTTCGTCGTCCGGGAGGGCGGTTCGTTCGCCGCGGAGCTCGACAGGCGCGGGCTCCTCTCGGGCGCCGTCGACCCCGCGGGGAATTCCGAGGCTGCTCGAACCGTTCGGATATCCTGA
- a CDS encoding thioredoxin family protein produces MAFATGTFDEALERARAEKKLLLVDVYTDWCGWCKKLDREVFADPRVAEASRSLVAIRVNAEKGGESVARRFDVQGYPTVLFVDGSGNVVKRVDGYVGTAEMLKILGALPKV; encoded by the coding sequence GTGGCGTTCGCCACGGGCACCTTCGACGAGGCGCTCGAGCGCGCCCGGGCCGAGAAGAAGCTCCTTCTCGTCGACGTCTACACGGACTGGTGCGGCTGGTGCAAGAAGCTCGACCGGGAGGTCTTCGCCGACCCGAGAGTGGCCGAGGCGTCCAGGAGCCTCGTTGCCATACGCGTCAACGCGGAGAAGGGCGGCGAGAGCGTCGCCCGGCGGTTCGACGTCCAGGGCTACCCGACGGTCCTCTTCGTCGACGGCTCCGGAAACGTCGTGAAACGCGTCGACGGATACGTCGGCACCGCCGAGATGCTGAAGATCCTCGGCGCGCTCCCGAAGGTCTGA
- a CDS encoding DUF309 domain-containing protein — MTTSPHSEQDRLARGLAALREGRYFDAHEEWEKVWQRASGAERRCLQGLIQLAAAGVHLRKGRTGPAARLLDLAIAKLQDTPEDFLGIPAGALLTRARTLRSGLAAGTIPAESVSLFSPPLPRRTA; from the coding sequence CTGACGACGTCGCCTCATTCCGAGCAGGATCGCCTCGCGCGGGGGCTCGCGGCACTCCGCGAGGGTCGCTATTTCGATGCTCACGAGGAATGGGAGAAGGTCTGGCAGCGGGCGTCCGGCGCAGAGCGACGCTGTCTCCAGGGGCTGATCCAGCTCGCGGCCGCCGGGGTCCACCTGCGCAAGGGCCGTACGGGTCCGGCGGCCCGCCTTCTCGACCTGGCGATCGCCAAGCTCCAGGACACGCCCGAGGATTTTCTCGGGATTCCCGCCGGGGCGCTCCTGACCCGGGCCCGGACGCTGAGGTCCGGCCTGGCCGCGGGCACGATACCGGCCGAGTCCGTAAGCCTCTTCAGCCCTCCGCTGCCTCGACGAACGGCGTGA
- a CDS encoding glycosyltransferase family 4 protein, which yields MTAATLGFVSPLPPVRSGIADYSADLLAALAGEVELVTYPPAKAKDAFAGGHRAVLLQVGNDPLHLPSLEALRENARRVPSLLVLHDFSLHHLFAAGYLDRGAVDEYARELERSHGARGRTLGDRARRGERVPVWDLAPWGWPMSLGAVGDASAVIVHSRLVRGALLRERPRVPSFEIPHLVAPAPAHGRDEARIGLGLPRDRVIAATLGIVTPAKRIGKLLEGLALLPPGRRPFVVVGGAVAADDPLVQAVRERGLDEDVRFTGYLSDHDFWRLARAADVAVNLRFPTVGETSGAVCRLAGCGLPVVVSDVGWFRELPDGFASKIPVGEGEPEAIALALDALGSDDALRTVRSAAARTWGEARSPARIAQAYARAIRAVIEGRAPSLALCGILAGELGALGVGRAGTLGARDRLPDGRLLAEVGERGAGVFPAPLTPFVEAAEG from the coding sequence GTGACCGCTGCGACACTCGGCTTCGTCAGCCCACTTCCCCCCGTCCGCTCCGGAATCGCCGACTACTCGGCCGACCTTCTCGCCGCGCTCGCTGGCGAGGTGGAGCTCGTCACCTACCCACCGGCGAAGGCGAAGGACGCCTTCGCCGGTGGCCACCGGGCCGTTCTCCTCCAGGTCGGGAACGACCCGCTCCACCTGCCGTCCCTCGAAGCGCTCCGGGAGAACGCCCGGCGTGTACCGTCTCTCCTCGTCCTCCACGACTTCTCCCTCCACCACCTCTTCGCGGCGGGATACCTCGACCGGGGCGCTGTCGACGAGTACGCGCGGGAGCTGGAACGTTCGCACGGCGCGCGGGGGCGGACCCTCGGCGACAGGGCCAGGAGGGGGGAGCGCGTTCCCGTCTGGGATCTCGCGCCGTGGGGATGGCCCATGTCGCTCGGCGCCGTGGGCGACGCTTCCGCCGTGATCGTCCACTCGCGCCTCGTCCGCGGCGCGCTCCTGAGGGAACGGCCTCGGGTCCCCTCCTTCGAGATTCCGCACCTCGTGGCGCCGGCTCCTGCGCACGGGCGCGACGAGGCCCGGATCGGCCTCGGCCTCCCGAGGGACCGCGTCATCGCCGCGACGCTCGGTATCGTGACGCCGGCCAAGAGGATCGGGAAGCTCCTCGAGGGGCTGGCGCTCCTTCCTCCCGGGCGGCGACCCTTCGTCGTGGTGGGGGGCGCCGTTGCCGCCGACGATCCGCTCGTCCAGGCCGTTCGCGAGCGAGGGCTCGATGAGGACGTCCGCTTCACCGGATACCTCTCCGATCACGACTTCTGGCGCCTCGCGCGGGCCGCGGACGTCGCTGTGAACCTCCGTTTTCCCACCGTGGGCGAGACATCGGGAGCCGTCTGCCGCCTCGCGGGGTGCGGCCTGCCCGTCGTCGTCAGCGACGTCGGCTGGTTCCGGGAGCTCCCGGACGGTTTCGCGTCGAAGATCCCGGTCGGGGAGGGGGAGCCCGAGGCGATCGCGCTGGCCCTCGACGCCCTCGGCTCGGACGACGCCCTGCGGACGGTGCGGTCTGCCGCGGCCCGGACGTGGGGCGAGGCCCGGAGCCCGGCGCGGATCGCTCAGGCCTACGCGCGGGCCATTCGGGCCGTGATCGAAGGCCGGGCGCCATCGCTCGCGCTCTGCGGGATTCTCGCCGGAGAGCTGGGGGCCCTCGGTGTCGGACGGGCCGGGACTCTTGGCGCTCGCGACCGGCTTCCCGACGGACGCCTGCTCGCCGAGGTCGGAGAGAGGGGCGCGGGCGTCTTTCCGGCGCCGCTCACGCCGTTCGTCGAGGCAGCGGAGGGCTGA
- a CDS encoding glycosyltransferase family 4 protein: MANILVCTAQVPFASGGAERHAAGLLRELKARGHRADLVQLPFKWYPREEILLSAAAWRLVDVTEADGTKVDLVIPMKFPSYLVRHPNKVVWLIHQFRQAYDRFGTQQSDFTASPEDTRWRELVAEADATGLGEARKIFTNARNTADRLMRFNGIEAEALYHPPPLAGRYRDDGPGPFGLVVGRLDPWKRMDLAIEGAAAGGFPLVIAGSGPDEERLRKVAARTGANVDFRGAVSDDDLLALYAGCGAVLFTPADEDYGYIALEAFLSKKPVVTCTDSGGPLEFVIDGETGRVTPPDGGAVGAAAAQLLAAPAVARGMGERGFESIRGMTWDAVVSALLRAGGLA; this comes from the coding sequence GTGGCGAACATCCTCGTCTGCACGGCCCAGGTGCCGTTCGCGTCCGGAGGCGCCGAACGTCACGCCGCCGGGCTCCTGCGCGAGCTGAAGGCCCGCGGACACCGGGCCGACCTCGTCCAGCTGCCATTCAAGTGGTACCCGCGGGAGGAGATCCTCCTCTCGGCGGCGGCGTGGCGGCTCGTCGACGTGACGGAGGCCGACGGGACGAAGGTCGACCTCGTCATCCCGATGAAGTTCCCGTCGTACCTCGTCCGCCACCCGAACAAGGTCGTCTGGCTCATCCACCAGTTCCGCCAGGCCTACGACCGCTTCGGGACCCAGCAGAGCGACTTCACCGCGAGCCCCGAGGACACGCGCTGGCGCGAGCTGGTCGCCGAGGCCGACGCCACAGGACTGGGCGAAGCGAGGAAGATCTTCACGAACGCGCGGAACACGGCCGACCGGCTGATGCGCTTCAACGGGATCGAGGCGGAGGCGCTCTACCACCCGCCACCGCTCGCGGGCCGCTACCGCGACGACGGTCCCGGCCCGTTCGGCCTCGTCGTCGGACGGCTGGACCCGTGGAAGAGGATGGACCTCGCCATCGAGGGGGCGGCGGCGGGCGGCTTCCCGCTCGTCATCGCCGGGTCCGGACCCGACGAGGAGCGGCTCCGGAAGGTGGCGGCGCGGACGGGGGCGAACGTCGACTTCCGCGGCGCGGTGTCCGACGACGACCTCCTCGCGCTCTACGCGGGGTGTGGCGCGGTCCTCTTCACCCCGGCCGACGAGGACTACGGCTACATCGCCCTCGAGGCGTTCCTGTCGAAGAAGCCGGTCGTGACCTGCACGGACTCGGGCGGCCCGCTCGAGTTCGTCATCGACGGGGAGACCGGACGCGTCACGCCGCCCGACGGCGGGGCCGTGGGTGCCGCGGCGGCCCAGCTCCTCGCCGCGCCGGCCGTGGCGCGCGGAATGGGGGAGCGCGGCTTCGAGTCGATCCGCGGCATGACGTGGGACGCGGTCGTGTCGGCTCTCCTTCGCGCGGGCGGCCTGGCGTGA
- a CDS encoding methyltransferase domain-containing protein: MTNDRRGDAAGLARELAAQLAALATPEPNSPASTRSRPRAGSGGAPSLAGPRTILENASRFVQPSLPADARFRSLKELALRALRIVTRDQGVFNSAVHEALRTSLLEIEAAFVDLSSEHRARHRELGDEVEAKHLGLKDEAEAQRARLEEVRLALLSALDERDIELRASLAEETRRVDGAVERLGVEHSGSQKRLDLLESRSDSAGSRLEESSTRLSSAEERLETLRLDLGRATEELRGARLEWTTLRTELRSGGSLAAPADGGASGVPETRSAADPLSAGLYADFERTFRGAEDEIRARQEGDVSLFLGAKHPIADLGCGRGEFLEALAARGLAGRGCDTNPVMVARCREKRLAVDDADLFSWLREQPEGSLGGVTAYQVVEHLPADALLPLVELAVSRLAPGGRLLLETVNAESVYAMKWFWMDLTHVRPVPGPSLGRLMEACGLREVTIAYRSPVPREVTGGGTEASDPLVAALARLVFAPQDVAVTGVK; encoded by the coding sequence ATGACGAACGACCGACGCGGCGACGCGGCGGGCCTCGCGCGCGAGCTCGCCGCGCAGCTCGCAGCGCTCGCGACCCCCGAGCCGAACTCACCCGCCTCAACTCGCTCGCGGCCTCGCGCCGGATCGGGTGGCGCCCCGAGCCTCGCCGGCCCGCGGACCATCCTCGAAAATGCCTCGCGGTTCGTCCAGCCGTCCCTGCCGGCCGACGCCCGATTCCGCAGCCTGAAGGAGCTCGCCCTGCGCGCCCTTCGGATCGTCACGCGAGACCAGGGAGTCTTCAACTCGGCGGTCCACGAGGCGCTCCGGACCTCTCTCCTCGAGATCGAGGCGGCCTTCGTGGACCTCTCCTCGGAGCACCGGGCGAGGCACCGCGAGCTGGGGGACGAGGTCGAGGCGAAGCACCTCGGCCTGAAGGACGAGGCCGAGGCGCAGCGGGCACGGCTCGAGGAGGTGCGCCTCGCGCTCCTGTCGGCCCTCGACGAGAGGGATATCGAGCTGCGGGCCTCGCTCGCCGAAGAGACGAGGAGAGTGGACGGCGCCGTCGAGCGCCTCGGTGTCGAGCATTCCGGGAGCCAGAAGAGGCTCGATCTTCTCGAGAGCCGGTCGGACTCCGCGGGGTCCCGGCTCGAGGAGTCATCGACGCGACTGTCGTCCGCCGAGGAACGGCTCGAGACGCTCCGTCTCGACCTCGGGCGCGCGACGGAGGAGCTTCGAGGGGCGCGGCTGGAGTGGACCACGCTGCGCACCGAGCTGCGGTCCGGGGGCTCTCTCGCGGCCCCGGCGGACGGCGGGGCGTCCGGGGTGCCGGAGACACGGTCGGCGGCCGACCCTCTTTCGGCCGGCCTCTACGCCGACTTCGAGCGGACGTTCCGCGGAGCGGAAGACGAGATTCGCGCGCGCCAGGAGGGCGACGTCTCCCTCTTCCTCGGGGCGAAGCACCCGATTGCCGACCTGGGCTGCGGGCGGGGCGAGTTCCTCGAGGCGCTCGCGGCCCGGGGCCTGGCGGGCCGTGGCTGCGACACGAACCCGGTGATGGTCGCCCGGTGCCGCGAGAAGAGGCTCGCGGTGGACGACGCCGATCTCTTTTCCTGGCTCCGCGAACAACCCGAGGGCTCGCTGGGCGGCGTCACGGCCTACCAGGTCGTCGAGCACCTTCCGGCCGACGCCCTCCTGCCGCTCGTGGAGCTCGCCGTCTCGCGCCTCGCCCCGGGAGGACGCCTCCTTCTCGAAACGGTCAACGCCGAGTCGGTCTACGCCATGAAGTGGTTCTGGATGGACCTGACGCACGTTCGGCCCGTTCCGGGGCCGTCGCTCGGCCGGCTGATGGAGGCGTGCGGCCTGCGCGAGGTCACGATCGCCTACCGCTCGCCGGTGCCCCGCGAGGTGACCGGCGGGGGGACCGAGGCGTCCGACCCGCTCGTGGCGGCGCTCGCGCGGCTCGTCTTCGCCCCGCAGGACGTCGCGGTCACGGGCGTGAAGTAG
- a CDS encoding PD40 domain-containing protein has protein sequence MTRDAFRLLLPAFVLLGLASGLSSCDSSRSPAAEVKSPAAPAAEGAPARRTSPYEGTLTAVHWPGEKHLANVRQLTFAGENAEAYWSGDGKRLIFQSTRPPHRCDQIFVVDVESPGEPRLVSTGKGRTTCAYFFPGGERILYASTHLGGRECPPPPDMSQGYAWGLYPDYDIFSARPDGTDLRRLTATPGYDAEATISRDGRRIVFTSARDGDLELYSMNADGGDVKRLTRTPGYDGGAFYSDDGEWIVYRASRPETPKAVEDFKSLLSRHLVKPSRLEIRVMRSDGSGDRQVTSSGVASFAPYFFPGSHERLLYVSNLADPNGRDFDIFAVDVDGTDLERITYNPTFDGFPMFSPDGKRIAFCSNRHNGRPNETNVFVADWIP, from the coding sequence ATGACCCGCGACGCCTTCCGCCTCCTCCTGCCCGCCTTCGTCCTTCTCGGCCTCGCTTCCGGCCTCAGCTCGTGCGACTCGTCGCGATCCCCGGCGGCGGAGGTGAAGTCCCCGGCGGCGCCCGCCGCGGAGGGCGCGCCGGCCCGGCGGACGAGCCCGTACGAGGGAACGCTCACCGCCGTCCACTGGCCCGGCGAGAAGCACCTCGCGAACGTCCGCCAGCTGACGTTCGCGGGCGAGAACGCCGAGGCGTACTGGTCGGGGGACGGGAAGAGGCTGATCTTCCAGTCGACCCGTCCGCCCCACCGCTGCGACCAGATCTTCGTCGTCGACGTCGAGTCACCGGGCGAGCCGCGCCTCGTCTCGACCGGGAAGGGACGGACGACCTGCGCCTACTTCTTTCCGGGCGGCGAGCGGATCCTCTACGCCTCGACCCACCTCGGCGGGCGCGAGTGTCCGCCACCGCCCGACATGTCCCAGGGTTACGCCTGGGGGCTCTATCCCGACTACGACATCTTCAGTGCGAGGCCCGACGGAACCGACCTGCGCCGGCTCACGGCGACTCCGGGGTACGACGCGGAGGCCACCATTTCCAGGGACGGGCGGAGGATCGTCTTCACCTCGGCGCGCGACGGCGACCTCGAGCTCTACTCGATGAACGCCGATGGCGGCGACGTGAAGCGGCTCACACGCACTCCCGGCTACGATGGCGGGGCGTTCTACAGCGACGACGGGGAGTGGATCGTCTACCGCGCCTCGCGCCCCGAGACGCCGAAGGCCGTCGAGGATTTCAAGTCGCTCCTGAGCCGCCACCTCGTCAAGCCCAGCCGCCTCGAGATCCGCGTCATGCGCTCCGACGGCTCCGGTGACCGGCAGGTGACCAGCAGCGGCGTCGCGAGCTTCGCGCCCTACTTCTTTCCCGGAAGCCACGAGAGGCTCCTCTACGTTTCGAACCTCGCCGACCCGAACGGTCGCGACTTCGACATCTTCGCCGTGGACGTGGACGGGACCGACCTCGAGAGGATCACGTACAACCCGACGTTCGACGGGTTCCCGATGTTCTCGCCCGACGGAAAGCGGATCGCGTTCTGCTCCAACCGCCACAACGGAAGGCCGAACGAGACGAACGTCTTCGTGGCCGACTGGATTCCCTGA
- a CDS encoding AI-2E family transporter: MSYSIPSRIYPIAAFLLVAFGIGVLAARTLAPFGTASAWAIVLAVAFSGPWRFLERKMPSRRGLAAILLTLAIGLLVILPAVLLVSVLVNEAIGVVGRASAALTARQVSGPDDLLRIPAVRDALTWMETRSGFTTAEMVAKAGELASGLSGLLAKFSGGIVMGLFDAVLTFLVTLFLLFFLFRDGREMVRAILDLVPLEEERRVALLGSLRGMLQSIFRGSLLTALIQGVAGGIGWAIAGLPSPFLAGAAMAVLSLLPMGGTALVWAPGAIVCWLQGRPGMAIFLAIWGIVIVSMADNVLKPLLISGSSELSTLVVFLGVFGGLGAFGILGLFIGPMVLAVGLTLLRILRETVRHGSLSEGGTVAS, encoded by the coding sequence ATGTCCTACAGCATCCCGTCGCGCATCTACCCGATCGCTGCCTTCCTGCTGGTCGCGTTCGGGATCGGCGTGCTCGCCGCGAGGACCCTCGCGCCGTTCGGCACGGCCTCCGCGTGGGCGATCGTTCTCGCGGTCGCCTTCTCGGGTCCGTGGCGATTCCTGGAGAGAAAGATGCCGAGCCGCCGGGGCCTCGCGGCGATTCTCCTGACCCTCGCCATCGGCCTGCTCGTCATCCTCCCCGCGGTCCTGCTCGTGAGCGTCCTCGTGAACGAGGCGATCGGCGTCGTCGGGCGCGCTTCGGCTGCGCTCACCGCGAGGCAGGTGTCCGGGCCGGACGACCTGCTCCGGATCCCGGCCGTGCGAGACGCCCTCACCTGGATGGAAACGCGGTCCGGCTTCACGACGGCCGAGATGGTGGCGAAGGCGGGCGAGCTCGCGTCCGGTCTTTCCGGCCTCCTCGCGAAGTTCTCGGGCGGAATCGTGATGGGACTGTTCGACGCGGTCCTGACCTTCCTCGTGACCCTCTTCCTCCTGTTCTTCCTCTTCCGCGACGGCCGGGAGATGGTGCGGGCGATCCTCGACCTGGTTCCGCTCGAGGAGGAGCGCCGGGTGGCGCTCCTGGGGTCCCTCAGGGGAATGCTCCAGTCGATCTTCCGGGGTTCGCTGCTCACCGCGCTGATCCAGGGGGTGGCCGGGGGGATCGGCTGGGCGATCGCCGGCCTGCCGTCGCCCTTCCTGGCTGGCGCGGCGATGGCCGTCCTCTCCCTGCTGCCGATGGGTGGAACGGCCCTGGTGTGGGCGCCGGGAGCGATCGTCTGCTGGCTCCAGGGGCGCCCCGGCATGGCGATCTTCCTCGCGATCTGGGGCATCGTCATCGTCTCGATGGCCGACAACGTCCTGAAGCCGCTCCTGATCAGCGGTTCGAGCGAGCTCTCGACCCTCGTCGTGTTCCTGGGCGTCTTCGGCGGCCTCGGCGCGTTCGGCATCCTCGGCCTCTTCATCGGCCCGATGGTCCTGGCCGTCGGCCTGACGCTCCTGCGGATCCTCCGCGAGACCGTTCGCCACGGCTCGTTGTCCGAGGGAGGGACCGTCGCTTCCTGA